TCTGGTATAGTCTGCGATCGCTTCTTGATATTTTCCTAATTCATAATTAGAAAAGCCGCGATCGTAGTAAGCATTGGCATCTTGAGGATTTAACTCAATAGCTTTGCTTGAGTCTAATTGAGCTTTTTGATAATCCCCTAATCGATAAAAAGCATCAGCACGCCGATTATAAGCGAGAGCATTTTTAGGATTAATTTCAATAACTTGCGTGAAATCTCTTACGGCTTCTTGATACTTTTCTACTTCATACTTTTCTACGCCTTGTAGATATAAAACTTTGGGGTCGCTCGCAGGTTTTGGGATGAGGAAAAACCAGGCTGCTACGCCAACAGTAATACAACTAGCTATTCCTGCCAAAATTAACCAAGGTTTTTTATTTTCATACTTATGCTGCTCGTCACCAAGATTCTTGAGTTGCTTCAGGTCATTTAAAACCTCAGTAGCAGACTGATAACGCTTACGGTAATCAAAGCGCACCATTTTATCGATAATTTTTGCTAATTCCCGATTAACTTGGGGATTTTTGGAACGCCAAACAATTTCACCTGTCAGTATATTTTTTTGGCTTGGTAATACAGCTACTTCATTTGCTGTTAAACCGATGAGTGCTGCGATCGCTACTATCCCTAAAGCATAGATATCGCTGTTATATTGCGTGTCACCATGCAATTGCTCTACAGGTATATATTCGAGATTGCCAACAATAGTAGTAACAATTTCTTTAATAGAACCAAAGTCAACCAAAACTAACTTGTTGTCTGACTCGCGGCGAATAATATTTGTAGGTTTAATATCCTGATGAATTACCTCGTGACTATGTACAAATACTAAAATTTCTAATAAATCTGATAAAATATCAATGACTTGCTCTTCTTCTGTTGGCGTTCCTAGTAAAATTTCTTCAGCTAAAGAACTACCAGGAATGAATTCTTGAACTAAATAAAATTCTTCATTTTCTTGAAAATAACTAACTAGCTTCTGGATGCGATCGTCTTCCTGACCTAGTTTTTCTAAGGTTTCTGCCTCACCTGTAAACAAACGACCTAGTATATTCAAATCTTGAGGATTTTTATTAGCAGGATGCAGTTGTTTTAAGACAAATTGGCTGTCAGGAAGATTAGTATCTTCAACCAAATAGGTTTGTGCCAATTCGTCAGCATTCAAGATTGCCAAGATTCGATAACGTGTATCCAGAAGGTGACTATGCATGTAAATAAATATAGTTTTATCCGGAATTATTTGATTATAGCTTGCGTATTATTACTGAGCAAAAATTATTTGTATAGATAAAAACCTCAAATACCCTAGTGTTAATCGATTAATACAGGGTATTCCTCAAAAATTCAAGCCTAAATACTTAAGTGGCCAAACTCACAAAACAACAGAGTGTCCGCATTCAATCATACCCCCTGTTAAACTTGCTCAGTTTGGAGCCGCAGACTCCCCACAAAACTCCACAATCATCTGAGCTTTAATTTCCTCTAAAGGAAAACTTTCTGGATAGGTCGCAAACATCAGCGTGATACCTTGAAGCGTGGATGAAAAATAGAGCGATCGCTGTCGTGGGTTTGGAACTCCCAGATTTTTGAACATCTCAGTTTGAAACTGGAACTGCTTTGCTCGCTCATCCATTAGCTTTTGGCTGTATTTCGCCGCAACCGGATCGTGTTTTGGTTGGGTGAGTAGGTTGAGTTCAAAACGGAAAGCTTCTGGCTGTCGCAGCACATCTTCCAGCGCACCTTCAATGATGTGGCGAATTTGCTCCATCGGAGTTTCCTTGGCTACCGCCGCATTCATGACAAATAACAAATCTTCAATGCGAGAATCGACCAAAGCTGCTAAAAGCTCCTCTTTCCCTTTGAAGTAGTGATACAGCAACCCCTTCGATATTTGAGCTTCTTTAGCAACATCGTCAATTGACGTGGCGTGATAGCCTTTGGTGAAGAATAGCTCCCTTGTGGTTTTGAGGATCTGTTCGCGAGTAGCGCGACGAATCCGTTCATTTTCTGCTGGAGTTCGTGGCATTCTCGTTACTCGTGAAAACAATCAATCATGAGATAGTTAAAAGGGAACGGGGAAACGCCCATAATCATTATCAGACAGCCCTAGGATTTCTTTGAGAGGATGGTCAATCAACAAAAGTAGTCTACTTTATGGCTGAATAGTTAGTCAACGAAAATTTAACAAACCTTTGCTGCGACAGACTCCCAAAGTCCAGCCTGTTCTACTCCTAACTGCTCAATTGTTTCTTAATGCAAAGCATCTACGCGGGTACAACAAATTTTTCGCTACCAGCCAAACCAAAAGCAGCATGAATTACTTGCAAAGCCTTACTACCTTCGTCTTGGGCGACAACACAGCTAATTTTGATTTCTGAGGTAGCAATCATTTGAATATTGATTTGGTTGTGAGCTAGGGCTTCAAACATTTTCGCAGCCACACCTGGGTGTCCTACCATACCAGAACCCACGATACTGACTTTGGCGATCGCGCGATCGAGCACTACTTCACCCCAGCCTAATTCTGTAGCTGCTTGAGTAAGCATCTTTTGAGCATTTTCCCCATCAATGCGGGCGACAGTAAAGGCAATATCTCTGCGCGGAATTCCATCAACCACCCGACAGCGTTGGGATTGAATAATCATATCCACGCTGATATTGTGTTCTGCCAATAATCCAAATAGTTTCGCCGCCATCCCCGGACGATCTGGTACTTGGCGAATCGCCAGACGCACTTGATTCATATCCAAGGCCACGCCACGGACGGGGGGGGAAGTTGGGGACAAGGGAGAAGTTTCTTCAATATTTCTTCCTTGTTTCCTTGCTTCCTCATCCTTGGCTTCAATTTCAAAAGTTGCGCGGAGTGCAGCAACAGCGCGATCGCATTCTTCAGCCGCAACTACACAGCTGACTTTGACTTCGCTTGTAGAAATCATGTGGATGTTGACGCCTGCTTCGGACAAAGTCGCAAACATCTGGGCTGCAACGCCGGGACGCCCAATCATTCCTGCTCCGGAGATGCTGACTTTGGCAATATTTTGCTCGATCATCACCTCAGCTTCGTCGTCTTTGGCGTGATGGCTTCTTAATGCGGGAGCGATCGCTTCTGCTACTGCTTCTGCCCGCTTTAATATTGGTGTTGTCACTGTAAAAGCGATGTCGTTACTATTACCTTCGTGAATTGATTGGATAATTAAATCCACGTCTACATTTTGGCGAGCGATTTCTCCAAATAACCGGGCTGCAACCCCTGGTTTATCGGGTACGCGCAACAGAGCTACCCTTGCTTGGTCTGTATCAAACTCTACACCATCTACTGCCTTAGCAATTTCCAAATTGACGAGCGATCGCCCTTGAGGTTTAGGTGATGTCACCCAAGTACCGGGGTCATCAGTCCAGCTAGACCTAACTACTAGCGGTACGCCATAGTTCCGAGCAATTTCTACCGCACGGGGATGTAGCACTTTTGCACCCAAGCTTGCTAGTTCTAACATCTCATCACTGGTGATTTCTGCCATCAGTTGAGCTTCGGGTACTAAACGCGGATCTGTAGTCAAAATCCCTGGTACATCTGTATAAATTTCACAAAAATTTGCTCTTAATGCCGCTGCCAATGCCACCGCTGATGTATCAGAACCGCCACGCCCTAAAGTCGTGATTTCTAATTCTTCCATGCTGGATATGCCTTGAAATCCAGCTACGACAACCACTTTACCTTGACGCAGTTGACGCTCCATGCGTTCGGTTTCAATGTGCAAAATCCGTGCGCGGGTATGTTCGGCTTCGGTAACAATTCCTACTTGAGCGCCAGTCATCGAAATTGCTGGCTGTCCAATTTCCTGTAATGCCATACTCAATAAGGCAATAGTTACCTGTTCGCCAGTAGAAAGCAGCATATCCATTTCGCGGCGGCTAGGATTTGTAGAGATAGCATTAGCTAGCTTGACAAGTCCATCAGTGGTTTTACCCATCGCGGAAACCACAACTACAAGCGAATTTCCAGCTTGAACAGTCTTATAAACTCGTTGGGCAACTGCTTGAATCCGTTCGACTGAACCAACAGAGGTACCACCGTATTTCTGAACTATGAGCGACATAAATTTTCTTCAATCAATTTTGCTGCTTTCTTCAACGCCGCCAATTTGGGAAGCTTGCCATGCATTGTCAGTTATTTAGTTTACAGAATATCGCGCTCAGTCTGATAGACCCTGTGATATATGTTATCGATTAATAACAATTTTCTTTAAATTTGGTTTGCATTAAACAGACTAAATCCCGTCAAGGATATGGTCAAATTTTGGGAAACATGAAAAAGCGCCCTCCCACTTGGGAGAGCGCTTTCGATTCACAGAAAAGCTATGACTTATTGCTCAAAAGATTAGCCGTTGATAGCAGGAGCAGTCAGAGCTACAGGAGCTTGCTCGCCAGCAGCCAAATCGAGAGGGAAGTTGTGAGCGTTACGCTCGTGCATAACTTCCATACCCAGGTTAGCGCGGTTGATGATGTCAGCCCAGGTGTTCACAACACGACCAGTAGAATCAATTACAGACTGGTTGAAGTTGAAACCGTTCAAGTTGAACGCCATTGTGCTTACACCCAGCGCGGTAAACCAGATACCGACTACAGGCCATGCAGCCAAGAAGAAGTGTAGCGAACGGCTGTTGTTAAAAGAAGCGTATTGGAAGATCAAGCGACCGAAGTAACCGTGAGCCGCTACGATGTTGTAGGTTTCTTCCTCTTGACCGAACTTGTAACCGTAGTTTTGAGATTCGTTCTCGGTGGTTTCACGAACCAAAGAGGAGGTTACTAGAGAACCGTGCATTGCACTGAACAGAGAACCGCCGAAGACACCAGCTACACCTAACATGTGGAAGGGGTGCATCAGGATGTTGTGCTCTGCTTGGAACACAATCATGAAGTTGAAGGTTCCAGAGATTCCCAAGGGCATACCATCGGAGAATGAACCTTGACCGATGGGGTAAATCAAGAATACTGCGGTTGCTGCTGCTACTGGTGCAGAGAATGCTAGGCAGATCCAAGGACGCATACCCAAGCGGTAAGACAGTTCCCACTCACGACCCAGGTAGCAGAATACGCCGAGTAAGAAGTGGAAAATTACCAACTGGTAAGGGCCGCCGTTGTACAACCACTCATCCAGAGAAGCTGCTTCCCAAATCGGGTAGAAGTGTAAACCGATAGCGTTGGAGGAAGGAACAACTGCACCAGAGATGATGTTGTTTCCGTAAAGTAGTGAACCTGCTACTGGTTCGCGGATACCATCAATGTCTACTGGTGGTGCAGCGATGAAGGCAATTACGAAGCAGGTGGTTGCGGCTAGTAGGGTTGGGATCATCAGGACGCCGAACCAACCGATGTAGAGACGGTTGCTGGTGCTGGTGATCCATTCGCAGAAGCGATCCCATACGTTGGCGCTGGAGCGCTGTTGTAAGGTTGCTGTCATTGTTTTATGAATGCGTTTGTGATTTATGAATCAGACAACGTTGTGTGTCGCCTGTAAAATTACTTTACAATGCTTTACAAAAGTTTATCAAGTAATATTACTTTAGTAAAATTAATACTTGTGATGAGTTTTACTTATTTTTAAGCTAGACAGTAGTACTGCGATTTTCGAGCGCTCATTTGTATTTACAATGTAGCGATCGCACTTGCTAGATCCTGGTGGGCAATGACTGAAACGAGTAATGAATTTCGCGTGCAAACTGCGGTGCGTACCGTATGTGAGGTTGCTAAACAGCAATCAATTAAATTCGATCGAGCAATTGTTCTTGCAGACCATAGCAATTTACTCGTACATCTGCATCCAACTCCAGTGGTTGCGCGGGTAGCGACGACAACCGGAACAGTCCGCAAAGGCGATGCTTGGTTAAAACGAGAAATTGCAGTTGCAAATCATCTAGCAGCAGCAGGCGCACCTGTTATCCCGCCTAGTACACTAGTTTTACCTGGACCCTATCACCATAACGGTTTGGTATTAAGCTTTTGGGAATTTGTGCAAGAATTAGACGAGCCAGTAGACCCAACCATTGCCGGAAAAGCTTTGCGTGAATGTCACGAAGCACTGGTAGATTTCGCTGGCGAACTTCCTGTCCTTGATGCATTGTCGGAGTCTCAGGAGATTTTTTCCCAACTCCGCAGCAAGGGAGTATTCAGCCCCGTCGACGCAGATATGCTGCAACAAGTGAACGAACGATTAACAACTAAGTTTCAGCAGTTAGAGTTACCCATGCAGCCAATTCATGGCGACTCAAACCCATCAAATGTATTGAATACGACACGCGGGGTATTATGGGCTGACTGGGAAGATACATTTATTGCTCCTATCGTTTGGGACATTGCTTGTTTTGTTGCTTCATCTCGCGTCTTTGGCAAAGATGTAGAGCAAGCCAATGCAACACTCAATGGTTATGGTGTGAAGATTGATGATGAAGTCTTAGATTTATTTATTGAAGCACGTACATTTCAAACAGTTCTCTGGAACTATATTATTGGACAGCAACATCCTGACAGTTTGCAACGGTTTGAGGCGCGTTTGCAATGGTTTCGCGAACGTTATGCAAACTAATTAACAATATATCTGCACCGAAATTAGAATGAATATAAATTAAAGGCTTCCTAGGATTCTTTGATTGTCTGGCAACCAAAATCAATGACAAATATCAAGGAAATATATAAAGAAATACAAAGATATATCAAGAAGAAAATTTTTGGTAGTATTTGTAATATGAATCAAATCCTAATCATGCGTTAAATTTGTATTACGTTTTAGGGATAAGGGTGAAGCTGCCCGATATAAGAATTAACTTTTTTGGGTTGAATCAGAAGCCACAATCAGTTAACAGCAAAGCTTACCAAGATATGTACTTGTGCCGATAACGACCTGTAGACTTTCACAAATCTCATTGTGTGTTCAAATGTTATGTTGAGAGTAACGAGAAATATTTTCGGCTATGTGAATAAGCCCGTGACACCTCTCCGGATCTAAATCTCTACACTGTATTTGATTCGGGAGGATTAAATGAATTTACAAATACCTACATTTATCTCACCTAACTTTGCTCGCTTTGTTGCGTCAGAGCTAGAACCAAACTCATTAAGCAAAAAGGACATAACTAATTGCTTAAAAGCTTTGGGAATTAAAGACCCACAAATTTTAACCATGAAGTGGAAACAAGAGTTGTGGGTTCAACTACAAATTGCTGCTGTTTCTAGTTAAATTTCAAATTCAAAAATATATTTTTGCACAACAATTAGAGAAATTTTAAATTTCTCTAGGTTTAATGAATATTAGTTGTTGATTTTTGGCACAAATATGTCTTAATTATTTGTGTGGATTAGACTTTTTTGTACTTTTGATCGAGGTTGAAGCTGGAAACACAAACTGCTTGAAACTTACACATATTTAAGTAAGGCTGAAATTTAAAAATTATGTTATTATTAAATTATTGAGAAATATTTTTGGTCAAGTGACTGACTATATAGACGCCTCTCCAAATCTAAATCTCTACATTTTATTAATTCGGAGATATTCTATTATGTCAGTTTATATTGGTAATCTATCCCATGAAATTGAAGATGAGGATATCAGACAAGTCTTCTTAATGTATGGGGCTGTTAGGAAAATTTTAGTATCTACAAAGCAAAAATCAGGTGAAAAACGGGGATTTGCAGTTGTAGAAATGGAAAACGATACCGAAGAAGTAGCCGCAATTAATGGATTAAGAGGTACTGAATGGATGGGTTATAGTCTGAAAGTTAATAGAGCTAAGACCATAGTAGACGTGGCTTAGTGTATAGCTTATACTGAAGCATTTGAATGATCGTTGTGGTTACATACAACCCAAAAGAGATGCCTAAAAAAAGAAGGTGAGAACCCGATCCTAATAGATTAAGATAGTTGAGATCAATAAATCTAGCAGTGAGGAGAAATTGAAAATTAAAGCGTTGGATGTCAAAGCAGGCGATCGCATCGTTGCATACTGCAAAAATAAACGGCAAATTTGTAAGGTGAAACAAATTTTAGATCTAGGTCAGACTAATGTCACGCTCTCAGTATTCACAACTGAGCATTATCGGGGCTGCTTAGTCTCATGCGTAGTCAGGTTCCAAGGGGACGCTTTAGTTGAATTAGTAAGCTAAATATATATTATTTTTCCTATTATTCACCTGAAAGTTGATTTCTATGCCATAATAGAAGATGAGAATTAATTCGGTTAACAGCTTTTGTTTTTAGTATTGACAGGCTTTTTGTTTTTGGTATTTACAAACTTTTCTCCGAAATCTAAATCTCTACACATTTACAATTTCGGAGACAATCTATGTCAGTTTATATAGGCAATCTTTCTTACGAAGTTACAGAAGATAGTCTAAATGCAGTGTTTGCAGAATACGGTTCTGTTAAGCGGGTTCAACTACCTACCGATCGGGAAACAGGTCGTATGCGCGGCTTTGGTTTTGTAGAAATGGGTACGGATGCTGAAGAAACTGCTGCTATTGAAGCTCTTGATGGTGCAGAGTGGATGGGACGAGACCTTAAAGTAAATAAGGCTAAACCCAAGGAAGATAGAGGTGGTTCATTTGGTGGTGGTAATCGTAGCAATTACGGTGGACGTAACCGTTACTAAGCTCCACCAATTTAGGTAATTGACCTAACCCGTTAGATCAATTAATTCACTTAATATATTAGCGGCTCAGGCATTTCTGCTTGAGCCTTTTTGCTAAAAAATTTTGACTCCAATAATTTTACACCTTTGATTAAGGTAACTTTTTGGATTGATTTGTAGGTAAAATATTAAATATTCGGTGGTTATAATGTCTCCAAAAATCCTTTTTTTGGGAATTTTAGTTTAATACTGAGGAATTCAAAAATGTCTACAAATACCGAGCTAGTTTCATATATTCAAGAAAGTGAATTTGAGACTCTTTTAAGTGAAGAAAAAGTTGTTGTAGTTGACTTTACTGCTACTTGGTGTGGCCCTTGTCGCCTGATTGCTCCATTAATGGATCAACTTGCTCAAGAATACAAAAATCGTGCCAAAGTTGTTAAGGTAGATGTGGATAACAACAAACCGATGTTCAAAAAATTTGGTCTTCGCAGTATTCCAGCAGTTTTAATTTTCAAAGATGCTGAGTTAGTAGAAACTATCGTCGGAGTTTCTCCTTACGAGCAATTCAGCAGTGCTGTTTCTAAGCTTCTTTAGCTTGTTTTTAAAAGATTCCTAATTCTCCCATTCTTTTGGGAGTTATTAAGCATAATTTCATTACACCTGAAAATTCTCTTCCACACACATATCTACACAATACTAGGTGTAGTAACCATGAACCCAGAAGCCAAACACATTGTTAGCGAACTCAGGCGTGAATTTTACTCTCTGTTCGCTGCTGCAATGAAGACGCCAGTGAGCATAAGTAGTACATGCTATAGTAGTAATTCTCCTATTGCATCTTGGATAGATAATAGACAAAAACTGAATTATGTAAATATATACGCTTATACAGCACCCGACGAATTTAACCCATTGCGCCCATTCATTCTGCGGTTAGCTATTAACAAAAGCGCTCTTCAATTTATGATGGGAAAAAAGTTGCAAAAATCCCAAGAACTTAATGTGAGATGGAACTTCGAGTTAACTGTATTGCCAAGAGAAATTTTAGATTTTCTTCCTTGGAT
The genomic region above belongs to Calothrix sp. NIES-2098 and contains:
- a CDS encoding TPR repeat-containing serine/threonine protein kinase, translated to MHSHLLDTRYRILAILNADELAQTYLVEDTNLPDSQFVLKQLHPANKNPQDLNILGRLFTGEAETLEKLGQEDDRIQKLVSYFQENEEFYLVQEFIPGSSLAEEILLGTPTEEEQVIDILSDLLEILVFVHSHEVIHQDIKPTNIIRRESDNKLVLVDFGSIKEIVTTIVGNLEYIPVEQLHGDTQYNSDIYALGIVAIAALIGLTANEVAVLPSQKNILTGEIVWRSKNPQVNRELAKIIDKMVRFDYRKRYQSATEVLNDLKQLKNLGDEQHKYENKKPWLILAGIASCITVGVAAWFFLIPKPASDPKVLYLQGVEKYEVEKYQEAVRDFTQVIEINPKNALAYNRRADAFYRLGDYQKAQLDSSKAIELNPQDANAYYDRGFSNYELGKYQEAIADYTRAIKLNAKNPYSYYGRGLARAKLKDYQGAMADFNRAIALKSKYTEAYLQRGILYRRLHNKQAAIRDFDTALEINSHDAQAYYQRGLTQFTYNQNQAAIQDYSRAIDLDPKYIEAYLNRGDAYSDMGKNLEATEDYNLVLQLNPKLAIAYIHRGMHRFSVGDYQGAIADYTEAIKLEPKNAVAYNNRGNAHLERGNKKAAIADYSQAIAVNSSYALAYYNRGLIRAKQGEKKEAIADFQAAAKLFQKKGQKNSYQDAQREIKTLQK
- a CDS encoding transcriptional regulatory protein TetR family, whose translation is MPRTPAENERIRRATREQILKTTRELFFTKGYHATSIDDVAKEAQISKGLLYHYFKGKEELLAALVDSRIEDLLFVMNAAVAKETPMEQIRHIIEGALEDVLRQPEAFRFELNLLTQPKHDPVAAKYSQKLMDERAKQFQFQTEMFKNLGVPNPRQRSLYFSSTLQGITLMFATYPESFPLEEIKAQMIVEFCGESAAPN
- a CDS encoding aspartate kinase yields the protein MSLIVQKYGGTSVGSVERIQAVAQRVYKTVQAGNSLVVVVSAMGKTTDGLVKLANAISTNPSRREMDMLLSTGEQVTIALLSMALQEIGQPAISMTGAQVGIVTEAEHTRARILHIETERMERQLRQGKVVVVAGFQGISSMEELEITTLGRGGSDTSAVALAAALRANFCEIYTDVPGILTTDPRLVPEAQLMAEITSDEMLELASLGAKVLHPRAVEIARNYGVPLVVRSSWTDDPGTWVTSPKPQGRSLVNLEIAKAVDGVEFDTDQARVALLRVPDKPGVAARLFGEIARQNVDVDLIIQSIHEGNSNDIAFTVTTPILKRAEAVAEAIAPALRSHHAKDDEAEVMIEQNIAKVSISGAGMIGRPGVAAQMFATLSEAGVNIHMISTSEVKVSCVVAAEECDRAVAALRATFEIEAKDEEARKQGRNIEETSPLSPTSPPVRGVALDMNQVRLAIRQVPDRPGMAAKLFGLLAEHNISVDMIIQSQRCRVVDGIPRRDIAFTVARIDGENAQKMLTQAATELGWGEVVLDRAIAKVSIVGSGMVGHPGVAAKMFEALAHNQINIQMIATSEIKISCVVAQDEGSKALQVIHAAFGLAGSEKFVVPA
- a CDS encoding Photosystem II reaction centre protein PsbA/D1, which translates into the protein MTATLQQRSSANVWDRFCEWITSTSNRLYIGWFGVLMIPTLLAATTCFVIAFIAAPPVDIDGIREPVAGSLLYGNNIISGAVVPSSNAIGLHFYPIWEAASLDEWLYNGGPYQLVIFHFLLGVFCYLGREWELSYRLGMRPWICLAFSAPVAAATAVFLIYPIGQGSFSDGMPLGISGTFNFMIVFQAEHNILMHPFHMLGVAGVFGGSLFSAMHGSLVTSSLVRETTENESQNYGYKFGQEEETYNIVAAHGYFGRLIFQYASFNNSRSLHFFLAAWPVVGIWFTALGVSTMAFNLNGFNFNQSVIDSTGRVVNTWADIINRANLGMEVMHERNAHNFPLDLAAGEQAPVALTAPAING
- the srkA gene encoding stress response kinase A, whose product is MTETSNEFRVQTAVRTVCEVAKQQSIKFDRAIVLADHSNLLVHLHPTPVVARVATTTGTVRKGDAWLKREIAVANHLAAAGAPVIPPSTLVLPGPYHHNGLVLSFWEFVQELDEPVDPTIAGKALRECHEALVDFAGELPVLDALSESQEIFSQLRSKGVFSPVDADMLQQVNERLTTKFQQLELPMQPIHGDSNPSNVLNTTRGVLWADWEDTFIAPIVWDIACFVASSRVFGKDVEQANATLNGYGVKIDDEVLDLFIEARTFQTVLWNYIIGQQHPDSLQRFEARLQWFRERYAN
- a CDS encoding RNP-1 like RNA-binding protein; protein product: MSVYIGNLSHEIEDEDIRQVFLMYGAVRKILVSTKQKSGEKRGFAVVEMENDTEEVAAINGLRGTEWMGYSLKVNRAKTIVDVA
- a CDS encoding RNA-binding region RNP-1, which gives rise to MSVYIGNLSYEVTEDSLNAVFAEYGSVKRVQLPTDRETGRMRGFGFVEMGTDAEETAAIEALDGAEWMGRDLKVNKAKPKEDRGGSFGGGNRSNYGGRNRY
- a CDS encoding thioredoxin, whose protein sequence is MSTNTELVSYIQESEFETLLSEEKVVVVDFTATWCGPCRLIAPLMDQLAQEYKNRAKVVKVDVDNNKPMFKKFGLRSIPAVLIFKDAELVETIVGVSPYEQFSSAVSKLL